A stretch of Candidatus Manganitrophaceae bacterium DNA encodes these proteins:
- the murB gene encoding UDP-N-acetylmuramate dehydrogenase gives MVSIKKALNGYPGEVRFAEPMAPYTSLKVGGPAEAMVFPESVSEVVFLILRIAHERLPYFILGGGSNLIVGDGGVPAVVIHLNRLNRISYEEEGLLLAEAGVSYPKLATEAMALGLSGLEFAAGIPGTVGGAVAMNAGIPGEETAAVLQEVSLVDEAGDLRTLSKETIRFEYRTAALPKGIIVSAAFRLTPAPAEQVEEKLRRLLKRRRETQPLAFPNVGSVFKNPPGDFAGRLVESVGLKGHQIGDAQISERHGNFIVNLGQAKAGDVLALVELMQTRVKAQCGIDLALEAKVVGSI, from the coding sequence GTGGTCTCGATTAAAAAGGCGCTCAATGGCTATCCGGGCGAAGTACGCTTCGCGGAGCCGATGGCGCCCTATACGTCGCTGAAGGTCGGCGGGCCGGCCGAGGCGATGGTCTTTCCGGAGTCGGTCTCGGAGGTTGTTTTTTTGATCTTGCGAATCGCCCACGAGCGGCTCCCCTATTTCATCTTAGGCGGCGGGAGCAATCTGATCGTCGGAGATGGCGGGGTTCCGGCGGTGGTGATCCATTTGAATCGGTTGAATCGCATTTCCTATGAGGAAGAGGGGCTGCTTTTGGCGGAAGCGGGTGTCTCATATCCCAAATTGGCGACCGAGGCGATGGCGTTGGGGCTCTCCGGGCTGGAGTTTGCCGCGGGGATTCCGGGCACCGTCGGCGGAGCGGTCGCGATGAACGCCGGAATTCCGGGCGAAGAGACCGCCGCCGTGCTCCAGGAGGTCTCCCTCGTCGATGAGGCAGGCGATCTCCGAACGTTGTCCAAGGAGACGATCCGATTCGAATATCGGACAGCGGCGCTCCCGAAGGGGATCATCGTCTCGGCGGCGTTCCGGCTGACGCCGGCGCCGGCGGAGCAGGTCGAGGAGAAACTGCGGCGGCTCCTCAAGCGACGCCGGGAGACGCAGCCGCTTGCCTTCCCCAACGTCGGCTCGGTCTTCAAGAATCCTCCAGGCGATTTTGCCGGAAGGTTGGTCGAGTCGGTCGGTCTGAAAGGACACCAGATCGGCGATGCACAGATCTCCGAGCGGCATGGCAATTTCATCGTCAACCTCGGCCAGGCAAAGGCGGGCGATGTTCTCGCCCTGGTTGAATTAATGCAAACACGGGTGAAAGCGCAGTGTGGAATCGATCTGGCGCTGGAAGCCAAAGTGGTGGGATCGATTTGA
- the murF gene encoding UDP-N-acetylmuramoyl-tripeptide--D-alanyl-D-alanine ligase yields the protein MKMWTIETILSGSEGILKGGALSSEIAGFSIDTRTIRPGELFIALKGPRFDGHDFIAPAMARGAAGAMVSRAAFEARNKEWQAYLDRAGFVLVHDPLEALQAMATWHRNRFQVPLIGVTGSNGKTTTKEMIAAILSRRGAVLKNEGNLNNHIGLPLSVLRLNADHRAAVLEIGISQKGEMQRLCEIARPTVGVITNIGPAHLEFLGSLAGVAEEKGKLFESVGAEGTAVINLDDPHLASWEGRASNRTTFSLEHPADVTGADLRQAGSGIGFTLRIARTGEEGEILLATSGRHQAYNALAAAAVASSLGYRLDEIGAGLGAFRPVALRAELLEVNGKTILLDAYNANPASMKAALEMLGTFVAPKRGAPRKVAILGDMLELGAHSERAHREIGRYAAAKGVDLLLTVGQWAEQVAEGARHAGLSADAVHAYADLLSLEKGLIPQLREGDVLLIKGSRGMRMEALLPSLGVQRAEKGHN from the coding sequence ATGAAGATGTGGACGATTGAAACAATTTTATCGGGGAGCGAAGGGATCTTGAAAGGGGGAGCGCTTTCTTCAGAGATCGCCGGCTTCTCAATTGATACCCGAACCATCCGTCCCGGGGAACTCTTCATCGCTTTAAAGGGGCCCCGCTTCGACGGACATGATTTCATCGCGCCGGCGATGGCGCGGGGGGCGGCGGGCGCAATGGTCTCCCGTGCGGCGTTCGAAGCGCGGAACAAAGAGTGGCAGGCTTACCTTGATCGTGCCGGGTTCGTCCTGGTTCACGATCCGTTGGAGGCGCTCCAGGCGATGGCGACCTGGCACCGGAACCGGTTTCAGGTTCCATTGATCGGCGTCACCGGGAGCAACGGGAAGACGACGACCAAAGAGATGATCGCGGCGATTTTATCCCGGCGCGGGGCGGTCTTGAAAAATGAGGGGAATTTGAATAATCATATCGGTCTCCCTCTCTCAGTGCTTCGTTTGAATGCCGACCATCGCGCGGCGGTGCTGGAGATTGGGATCAGCCAAAAAGGGGAGATGCAACGGCTCTGCGAGATTGCCCGGCCGACGGTCGGCGTCATCACCAATATCGGCCCGGCCCATCTCGAGTTTTTGGGGAGCCTTGCCGGCGTTGCCGAGGAAAAAGGAAAGCTCTTTGAGTCGGTTGGAGCCGAAGGGACCGCCGTGATCAACCTCGATGATCCCCATCTCGCCTCTTGGGAAGGACGCGCTTCAAACCGCACGACCTTCTCGCTGGAGCATCCGGCCGATGTGACCGGGGCCGATCTTCGCCAGGCGGGGTCTGGAATCGGCTTCACGCTTCGGATCGCTCGAACCGGCGAGGAGGGAGAGATTCTCCTCGCGACGTCGGGGCGGCACCAGGCCTATAACGCCCTTGCTGCGGCCGCAGTCGCTTCGAGCTTAGGATATCGGTTGGATGAAATCGGCGCAGGGCTCGGCGCTTTCCGTCCGGTGGCGCTCCGAGCGGAGCTCCTGGAGGTGAATGGAAAGACGATTTTGCTCGACGCCTACAATGCGAATCCGGCGTCGATGAAGGCGGCGCTCGAAATGCTCGGCACCTTTGTTGCGCCGAAGCGGGGCGCCCCCAGAAAAGTAGCGATCCTCGGAGATATGCTCGAGCTGGGGGCGCATTCGGAGAGGGCCCATCGGGAGATCGGACGATATGCGGCGGCGAAGGGGGTCGATCTGCTCCTCACCGTGGGGCAGTGGGCGGAGCAGGTGGCGGAGGGGGCGCGACATGCCGGATTGTCCGCCGACGCCGTTCACGCTTATGCCGACCTTCTTTCGCTTGAAAAGGGATTGATTCCACAGCTCCGTGAGGGAGATGTGTTGTTGATTAAAGGATCGCGGGGGATGCGAATGGAGGCGCTTCTCCCCTCGCTTGGCGTGCAAAGGGCGGAGAAGGGTCACAACTGA
- a CDS encoding FtsQ-type POTRA domain-containing protein, whose amino-acid sequence MRAIAIQRNRKRRVRFSWAKMVAWGRPVLFALLLGGLFFGLYAGSRRLATAPFFEVREIRWQGLRHLKEAEMTARFRSILGRNLFRLDLADIQGQLQANPWVKEAVVRKDFPDQLTFIVTERVPTAVEIEASRGPILRDQEGAILERGGTPPEALPRLLHYNPASYAKGLQLASFLSESLKREAADGRPAFVVDLADPEDLVVHLSEGVLHFGEGDYLERWQRFLEIRSDLERRGIANREIDLRFQKKVVVKGGFTRGRGGVDLPGWSGDQRKSSF is encoded by the coding sequence ATGAGAGCGATTGCGATTCAGCGGAATAGAAAGCGACGGGTCCGGTTCTCCTGGGCGAAGATGGTTGCCTGGGGACGGCCGGTGCTCTTTGCACTCCTGTTGGGCGGCCTGTTCTTCGGCCTTTATGCCGGGAGCCGGCGGCTCGCCACGGCGCCCTTCTTTGAGGTGAGGGAGATCCGGTGGCAAGGCCTGCGTCATTTAAAAGAAGCAGAGATGACGGCGCGCTTCCGGTCGATCTTGGGGCGAAATCTCTTTCGGCTCGACCTCGCCGACATTCAGGGGCAGCTTCAGGCGAATCCGTGGGTCAAAGAGGCGGTGGTTCGAAAAGATTTTCCCGATCAGCTGACCTTCATCGTGACCGAGCGGGTCCCGACCGCGGTCGAGATCGAGGCGTCGCGTGGGCCGATCCTCCGCGATCAAGAGGGGGCTATTCTGGAGCGGGGGGGAACTCCCCCGGAAGCGTTGCCGCGGCTCCTTCATTATAATCCGGCCTCCTATGCCAAGGGGCTGCAACTCGCCTCCTTTCTCTCCGAGTCGCTCAAGCGAGAGGCGGCCGACGGCCGACCGGCGTTTGTCGTCGACCTGGCCGACCCGGAAGACCTGGTGGTTCATCTGTCGGAGGGGGTGCTCCATTTCGGCGAAGGGGACTATCTGGAGCGCTGGCAGCGTTTTCTTGAAATTCGGTCGGATCTGGAACGGCGGGGAATTGCAAATCGAGAGATCGATCTCCGTTTTCAGAAAAAAGTGGTCGTGAAAGGAGGGTTCACTCGCGGCAGGGGAGGGGTGGATCTGCCAGGATGGTCGGGCGATCAGCGGAAGAGTTCGTTTTAA
- a CDS encoding phospho-N-acetylmuramoyl-pentapeptide-transferase: MLYELLYPLHTTYSFFNVFRYITFRTIYAVVTALVISFLIGDWVTEMLRKYQIGQQIRSDGPKSHMSKSGTPTMGGILILTAILVSTLLWADLKNRYVWLAIFTTVGFGAIGFADDYLKCIRKNSKGLLPRYKFSLQVLVALIVALGVYRSAAYSPILSIPFFKNITPDLGPFYIPFAILVIVGASNAVNLTDGLDGLVIGPFTVAAVSYTIVAYVTGHRTLSEYLLIPHIDGAGELSVFCGAMIGAGLGFLWYNAYPASIFMGDVGSLPLGAALGTVAVISKHELLLTLVGGIFVVEALSVIFQVASFKSSGKRVFLMAPIHHHFELKGWKETKIVVRFWIISIILALLSLSTLKLR, from the coding sequence ATGCTCTACGAGTTGCTCTATCCGCTCCACACGACCTATTCGTTCTTCAACGTTTTTCGTTATATCACCTTCCGGACGATTTATGCGGTGGTGACCGCCCTGGTGATCTCCTTTCTGATCGGAGATTGGGTCACCGAGATGCTTCGGAAGTACCAGATCGGCCAGCAGATCCGGAGCGACGGGCCGAAGTCGCACATGAGCAAATCGGGGACGCCGACGATGGGGGGGATTCTGATCCTCACGGCGATCCTGGTGTCGACGCTCCTCTGGGCCGATTTGAAGAATCGATACGTTTGGCTCGCCATCTTCACGACGGTTGGATTTGGCGCGATCGGATTTGCGGACGACTATCTGAAATGCATTCGGAAGAATTCAAAGGGGCTCCTTCCCCGTTACAAATTCAGCCTTCAGGTGCTTGTGGCGTTGATCGTTGCGCTGGGGGTCTACCGCTCTGCGGCTTACTCCCCGATCTTATCGATCCCCTTTTTCAAAAACATCACCCCCGATTTGGGGCCGTTTTATATTCCATTCGCGATTCTGGTGATCGTCGGCGCGTCGAATGCGGTCAACCTCACCGACGGGCTCGATGGCCTGGTGATCGGGCCGTTCACCGTGGCGGCGGTCTCTTATACGATCGTCGCCTATGTCACCGGCCATCGGACGCTGTCGGAGTATCTGCTGATCCCGCACATCGACGGCGCGGGGGAGCTGTCGGTCTTCTGCGGCGCGATGATCGGGGCCGGTCTCGGATTTCTTTGGTACAACGCCTATCCGGCGTCGATCTTTATGGGCGACGTCGGGTCGCTTCCGCTCGGCGCGGCGCTAGGGACGGTGGCGGTGATCTCAAAACACGAGCTGCTCTTGACGCTGGTCGGGGGGATCTTTGTGGTGGAGGCCCTTTCGGTGATCTTCCAAGTCGCCTCGTTCAAATCGAGCGGGAAGCGGGTCTTTCTGATGGCGCCGATCCATCACCACTTCGAGCTCAAGGGATGGAAAGAGACGAAGATCGTGGTGCGCTTCTGGATCATCTCGATTATCTTGGCGCTGCTCAGTTTGAGCACACTGAAGTTGAGGTAA
- a CDS encoding D-alanine--D-alanine ligase, with translation MALEPFLGKRIGVLMGGMSAEREVSLRSGRAIAAALERLGYLQVPIDVDTDAAQTLREARIEVAFIALHGRYGEDGAIQGMLEVMQIPYTGSGLLASALGMDKIASHGLFQSHGLPVPDFFVLTEEGQTRFRIDRLPFGFPVVVKPAMEGSSVGVTIVSAAGEIDAALKEAFRYGPRILIERYIPGREVQVGILGGKALGAIEIRSKTTFYDYTAKYVPGMSEHLFPAPLSAEVYKTVLDCGLRAHQALGCSGYSRVDLRVDPEMRPYLLEVNTLPGMTETSLLPEIARGVGIDFDQLVEQILETAGLGK, from the coding sequence ATGGCGTTAGAACCTTTTTTGGGAAAACGGATCGGTGTATTGATGGGAGGGATGTCCGCCGAGCGGGAGGTCTCGCTCCGAAGCGGTCGGGCGATCGCGGCGGCGCTGGAGCGGCTCGGCTATCTGCAGGTACCGATCGACGTCGACACCGACGCGGCGCAGACCCTCCGCGAGGCGCGGATCGAAGTCGCTTTTATCGCCTTGCACGGCCGCTATGGAGAAGATGGAGCAATCCAAGGGATGCTGGAGGTGATGCAGATTCCTTATACCGGATCGGGTCTCTTGGCCAGTGCGCTGGGGATGGACAAGATCGCCTCTCACGGACTGTTTCAGTCGCACGGCCTCCCCGTTCCCGACTTCTTTGTATTGACTGAAGAGGGACAGACGAGGTTCCGAATCGATCGCCTCCCGTTCGGTTTTCCGGTCGTGGTGAAACCGGCGATGGAGGGATCGAGCGTCGGAGTGACGATTGTCTCGGCAGCGGGGGAGATTGATGCCGCGCTCAAAGAAGCCTTTCGCTATGGCCCCCGGATTCTGATCGAACGATACATCCCGGGTCGTGAGGTCCAGGTGGGAATCTTGGGAGGCAAGGCGCTTGGGGCGATTGAGATCCGCTCGAAGACGACCTTCTACGACTACACGGCGAAATATGTTCCGGGGATGTCGGAGCATCTCTTTCCGGCGCCCCTTTCGGCCGAGGTTTACAAAACGGTCCTCGACTGTGGGCTTCGGGCCCATCAGGCGTTGGGCTGCAGCGGCTACAGCCGGGTCGATCTGCGTGTCGATCCGGAGATGCGGCCCTATCTGCTCGAGGTGAACACCCTGCCGGGGATGACGGAGACGAGCCTGCTTCCGGAGATCGCGCGCGGGGTCGGCATCGATTTCGATCAGCTGGTAGAACAGATTTTAGAGACAGCGGGATTAGGAAAGTAG
- a CDS encoding UDP-N-acetylmuramate--L-alanine ligase, whose protein sequence is MFRKVQHIHFVGIGGAGMSGIAEVLLNMGFRVSGSDRAESEQTRRLAAMGGTIQIGHAPGNIEGAEVLVYSSAVRPDNVELVAARQQKVPVIPRAEMLAELMRLRYGIAVAGAHGKTTTTTMVATVLAEGGLDPTAVIGGKVNSFGGHAKKGEGDFLVAEADESDGSFLKLSPTVAVVTTIDREHLDYYRTFEAIQATFLSFINKIPFYGLAVLCGEDRAIAELLPRVEKRHLTYGTASHLDLVAEEMTFQPWKTTFKARFRGEPLGRFDLPVPGRHNVLNALAAIAVGLELEIPVESIRKGLHGYRGVERRFQLQGEKDGVLVIDDYGHHPTEIRATLAAAKRGWNTEVLVIFQPHRYTRTRDLLEDLTTAFADADQLILTEIYPAGEPPIPGIDGERLYQAVAAAGHPDVVFLRDRSEIVAEARKRATPGMMVVTLGAGDIWKIGKTFLEDN, encoded by the coding sequence ATGTTTCGTAAAGTTCAACATATTCATTTCGTCGGGATTGGCGGGGCCGGGATGAGCGGGATCGCAGAGGTGTTGCTGAACATGGGGTTTCGGGTGAGCGGATCGGACCGGGCCGAATCGGAGCAGACGCGACGGCTCGCCGCGATGGGCGGAACGATCCAGATCGGGCACGCGCCCGGAAATATCGAGGGGGCCGAAGTCCTCGTTTATTCCTCGGCGGTCCGGCCCGATAATGTCGAGCTGGTCGCCGCCCGCCAGCAGAAGGTTCCGGTGATCCCCCGCGCGGAGATGCTCGCCGAGTTGATGCGGCTTCGCTACGGCATTGCCGTCGCCGGCGCGCACGGCAAGACGACCACGACCACCATGGTCGCAACCGTCCTGGCCGAAGGGGGGCTCGATCCGACGGCGGTCATCGGCGGGAAGGTCAACAGCTTCGGCGGACATGCGAAGAAGGGGGAGGGCGATTTCCTGGTGGCGGAGGCCGATGAGAGCGATGGATCGTTTCTAAAGCTCTCGCCGACCGTGGCGGTGGTGACGACGATCGACCGGGAGCACCTCGATTACTATCGGACGTTCGAGGCGATCCAGGCGACCTTTCTCAGCTTCATCAACAAAATCCCCTTTTATGGATTGGCGGTCCTCTGCGGCGAGGATCGGGCGATTGCCGAGCTCCTTCCACGGGTCGAAAAGCGCCACCTGACCTATGGCACCGCTTCCCATCTCGACTTGGTGGCGGAAGAGATGACGTTCCAGCCTTGGAAGACCACCTTCAAAGCGCGCTTCCGGGGGGAGCCGCTCGGCCGATTCGATCTGCCGGTGCCGGGCCGCCACAACGTTCTCAATGCCCTTGCGGCGATCGCGGTTGGGCTGGAATTGGAAATCCCGGTCGAATCGATCCGAAAAGGGCTGCACGGCTATCGCGGGGTGGAGCGGCGCTTTCAGCTCCAGGGAGAGAAAGACGGTGTCCTCGTCATCGACGATTATGGACATCACCCGACCGAAATCCGAGCGACCCTCGCGGCGGCGAAGCGCGGATGGAATACCGAGGTACTCGTTATTTTCCAGCCGCACCGCTACACCCGAACGCGCGATCTGCTCGAGGATTTGACGACGGCGTTTGCCGACGCCGATCAGCTGATTCTCACCGAGATCTATCCGGCCGGCGAGCCGCCGATTCCGGGGATCGACGGCGAGCGGCTCTATCAGGCGGTGGCCGCGGCGGGTCATCCCGATGTGGTCTTTCTTCGCGACCGGTCGGAGATCGTTGCCGAAGCGCGGAAGCGGGCGACGCCGGGGATGATGGTCGTGACGCTCGGTGCCGGCGATATCTGGAAAATCGGGAAGACATTTTTAGAGGATAACTGA
- the ftsW gene encoding putative lipid II flippase FtsW, whose protein sequence is MSEWGRSILAGRTRPGAGDPVLLMIAFLLGLIGLVMIYSASGILAGKHYNDSAFFLKRQLVWMGIGLVGLTVAARIDLDRLRGWIAPLTLLVFALLIAVLLPGVGSEINGSRRWLRLGPLAFQPSEAAKLFTILYLSNYVARRGDQLRDFFEGVGPALILIGLELALILVEPDLGMTVTVLMLAAMLLLVGGVSIKHLASIGLLMIPLVLYWILKTPYRRERVMAYLHPWDNSSSSGFQMIQSYLALGSGGIAGNGLGEGRQKLFFLPEPHTDFIFALIGEELGLIGTLFLLFLYIALLWKGTQIALAIEDPFRRMLGTGMTLMMTLPALLNMGVVTGLLPTKGLALPFVSYGGSSLLMNCVAIGFLFNVSREAKAGSGRTAVQGGRG, encoded by the coding sequence ATGTCGGAGTGGGGGCGATCGATTTTAGCGGGGCGGACCCGTCCGGGGGCCGGCGATCCCGTTCTTCTGATGATCGCTTTTCTTCTTGGATTGATCGGATTGGTGATGATCTACAGCGCCAGCGGTATCTTGGCGGGAAAACATTATAACGACTCAGCCTTCTTCCTGAAGCGGCAGCTTGTTTGGATGGGAATCGGCCTGGTGGGGCTGACCGTTGCAGCCCGAATCGACCTCGATCGGCTCCGCGGATGGATCGCGCCGTTGACGCTGTTGGTTTTTGCTTTGCTGATCGCAGTCCTCCTCCCCGGCGTGGGGTCGGAGATCAACGGCTCCCGCCGATGGCTTCGGCTCGGGCCGCTGGCGTTTCAGCCATCGGAGGCGGCGAAGCTTTTTACCATTCTCTATCTGAGCAACTATGTTGCCCGCCGCGGCGACCAGCTGCGCGATTTTTTCGAAGGGGTCGGTCCGGCGCTGATCCTCATCGGTCTGGAGTTGGCCTTGATCTTGGTGGAGCCCGATCTCGGGATGACGGTTACGGTGCTGATGCTGGCGGCGATGCTTCTCCTGGTGGGAGGCGTTTCCATCAAGCACCTCGCCTCGATCGGGTTGTTGATGATTCCGCTGGTTCTCTATTGGATTCTAAAGACCCCTTACCGGCGGGAGCGGGTGATGGCCTATCTCCACCCTTGGGACAACTCGTCGTCGAGCGGTTTTCAGATGATTCAGTCGTATCTTGCGTTGGGAAGTGGGGGGATCGCCGGGAACGGTTTGGGAGAAGGACGGCAGAAGCTCTTCTTCCTTCCGGAGCCGCATACCGATTTTATCTTCGCGCTGATTGGAGAAGAGCTCGGCCTGATCGGGACCCTCTTCCTCCTCTTTCTCTATATCGCCCTGCTCTGGAAAGGGACGCAGATCGCACTGGCGATCGAAGATCCCTTTCGCCGGATGCTGGGGACCGGGATGACGTTGATGATGACGCTGCCGGCGCTGTTGAACATGGGAGTGGTGACCGGCCTGCTGCCGACGAAAGGGCTCGCGCTGCCGTTCGTCAGCTACGGCGGCTCCTCGCTTTTGATGAACTGTGTCGCGATCGGATTCCTCTTCAATGTGTCGCGGGAGGCGAAAGCCGGTTCCGGAAGGACCGCGGTCCAGGGAGGGAGGGGGTGA
- the murD gene encoding UDP-N-acetylmuramoyl-L-alanine--D-glutamate ligase → MATSFRGKKGVVVGMGESGAAAAALLVREGAAVLVTDDRRKEIPAALRGLTEGEGPGTIRFRLGDRPTEELLSADFIVISPGVPRETLPLQALQIRKIPILGEIELASTFLTAPIIAITGTNGKSTVTTLVGEILKEGGWKVFVGGNLGTPLSEAVSKVWDFVVVEVSSFQLETIRTFRPRIAALLNVTPDHLDRYPDFQSYREAKWRIFENQSEGDHAVLNQDDPGALPSFLKPEGVFFSRGSVPRRGVYLREGEILSNLWGEPQPILRLEALKIKGSHNVENAMAAAAITLLCGSSVEQIAQALTRFKGLPHRMETVREVRGVKYIDDSKGTNVGAVIKSLEGFTVPVVLIAGGKDKGSDFGPLRDSVLKKVKRLILLGEAQEKLARCFLDHPAVERVDSMEQAVARAAAAATPGDVVLLSPACASFDLFRDYRHRGEVFKKEVEGLSA, encoded by the coding sequence ATGGCAACGTCGTTTCGAGGGAAAAAAGGGGTCGTCGTCGGGATGGGGGAGAGCGGGGCTGCCGCCGCCGCGCTCCTCGTCCGCGAGGGGGCGGCGGTGCTCGTTACGGACGATCGCCGGAAGGAGATCCCCGCCGCACTCCGAGGGTTGACGGAAGGGGAGGGCCCGGGGACGATCCGCTTCCGTCTGGGGGACCGACCGACAGAAGAGCTCCTCTCGGCCGACTTCATCGTCATCAGCCCCGGCGTTCCGCGGGAGACCCTTCCGCTGCAGGCGCTGCAGATCCGGAAGATCCCGATCCTCGGCGAGATCGAGCTGGCCTCGACCTTTCTGACCGCCCCGATCATCGCCATTACCGGGACCAATGGCAAAAGCACCGTCACCACCCTGGTCGGAGAGATTTTGAAGGAGGGGGGGTGGAAGGTTTTCGTCGGCGGGAATCTCGGCACGCCCCTTTCGGAGGCGGTCTCGAAGGTCTGGGATTTCGTCGTGGTGGAGGTGAGCTCCTTTCAGCTCGAGACGATTCGAACCTTTCGCCCGCGGATCGCCGCATTGCTCAATGTCACCCCCGACCACCTCGATCGTTATCCCGATTTTCAATCGTATCGGGAAGCAAAGTGGCGGATTTTTGAAAACCAGTCGGAAGGAGACCATGCCGTCCTCAATCAAGACGATCCGGGAGCGTTGCCCTCTTTCTTGAAGCCCGAGGGGGTTTTCTTCAGCCGCGGATCGGTTCCCCGACGGGGGGTTTATCTGAGGGAAGGAGAGATCCTCTCCAACCTTTGGGGGGAGCCGCAGCCGATTCTCCGCCTGGAAGCGCTGAAGATCAAAGGATCGCACAATGTCGAGAATGCGATGGCGGCCGCAGCGATCACCCTCCTCTGCGGCAGCTCGGTCGAGCAGATCGCCCAGGCGCTGACCCGCTTCAAAGGATTGCCGCACCGGATGGAAACCGTCCGGGAGGTGCGGGGGGTGAAATACATCGACGATTCGAAGGGGACAAACGTCGGCGCGGTCATCAAATCGCTGGAGGGCTTCACCGTCCCGGTCGTCCTCATCGCCGGTGGAAAAGACAAAGGGAGCGACTTCGGACCGCTGCGCGATTCGGTTCTAAAAAAGGTCAAGCGGCTGATCTTGCTCGGAGAGGCGCAGGAGAAGCTTGCTCGCTGCTTTTTGGACCATCCGGCGGTGGAGCGGGTCGATTCCATGGAGCAGGCCGTCGCGCGGGCGGCGGCGGCGGCAACACCGGGCGATGTCGTTCTCCTCTCGCCGGCCTGTGCCAGCTTTGATCTTTTTCGAGATTACCGGCACCGAGGGGAGGTCTTCAAAAAAGAGGTGGAAGGGCTGTCCGCATGA
- the murG gene encoding undecaprenyldiphospho-muramoylpentapeptide beta-N-acetylglucosaminyltransferase, whose product MRVIIAGGGTGGHLYPGIALAQTFQHRQEARILFIGTAQGMEAKLLPEKGFAFAAISAKGFVGKGLSARLKSLFLVPVGLMQSISILRSFSPHLVIGIGGYAAGPVLLAAVLLKIKRVILEPNLVPGLANKLVAPWVDLAVIAFDESRAYLKSKRFLRAGVPVRPEIVQAGTLQKRPASNGMQTLLVLGGSQGAHSINRAMVAALPHLKKRLLRIVHQTGQRDSAEVRAAYAQAGVPARVEPFIQDMASVYAEADLIVSRAGAGTLAELGAVGKPSILIPYPLATGHQEKNGAAFVAAGASEMILDRDLNGERLAERMIFLLSDPSRLSEMAEAARRQGHPHSAEEIAEACFELVGRN is encoded by the coding sequence GTGAGGGTGATCATCGCCGGCGGGGGAACAGGCGGGCATCTCTATCCGGGAATCGCCCTCGCGCAGACCTTTCAGCATCGCCAAGAGGCGCGGATCCTCTTCATTGGAACCGCTCAAGGGATGGAGGCGAAGCTCCTTCCCGAAAAGGGATTTGCTTTCGCGGCGATTTCGGCGAAGGGGTTTGTCGGAAAAGGGCTCTCCGCCCGTCTGAAATCGCTTTTTCTCGTCCCGGTGGGACTGATGCAGTCGATTTCGATTCTGAGAAGCTTTTCCCCTCACCTCGTCATCGGGATCGGCGGGTATGCCGCCGGCCCGGTCTTGTTGGCGGCGGTGCTGTTGAAGATCAAGCGGGTGATCCTGGAGCCGAACCTCGTTCCGGGGCTCGCCAATAAATTGGTCGCCCCTTGGGTTGATCTGGCGGTGATCGCTTTTGATGAATCCCGCGCCTATTTAAAATCGAAGCGCTTTCTGCGTGCCGGCGTGCCGGTCCGTCCCGAGATCGTTCAAGCGGGAACGCTTCAAAAAAGGCCGGCCTCGAACGGAATGCAAACTCTTCTCGTGCTGGGAGGGAGCCAAGGAGCGCACTCGATCAACCGGGCGATGGTTGCCGCCCTCCCGCATCTGAAGAAGAGATTGCTTCGGATCGTCCACCAGACCGGTCAGCGCGATTCAGCCGAAGTTCGCGCGGCGTATGCGCAGGCCGGCGTTCCGGCGCGGGTCGAGCCGTTTATTCAGGATATGGCGTCGGTCTATGCGGAGGCCGATCTGATCGTCAGCCGGGCCGGCGCCGGGACCCTGGCGGAGTTGGGTGCGGTCGGAAAGCCATCGATTTTGATCCCCTATCCATTGGCGACCGGCCATCAGGAGAAGAACGGGGCGGCGTTTGTCGCCGCCGGTGCCTCGGAGATGATTCTCGACCGCGATCTCAACGGGGAGCGGCTGGCCGAACGAATGATCTTTCTCCTTTCCGATCCAAGCCGTCTCTCCGAGATGGCCGAGGCGGCGCGCCGGCAGGGACACCCGCACTCGGCGGAGGAGATCGCGGAAGCGTGCTTTGAATTGGTCGGGAGGAATTAA